The Brassica napus cultivar Da-Ae chromosome C7, Da-Ae, whole genome shotgun sequence genome has a segment encoding these proteins:
- the LOC106409833 gene encoding transcription factor LAF1-like, which translates to MVKTIAGERPKQRQRKGFWSPDEDEKLRSFILSHGHSCWTTVPIKAGLQRNGKSCRLRWINYLRPGLKRDVINAEEEEIILTFHSSLGNKWSRIAKFLPGRTDNEIKNYWHSHLKKKWLKSQKLQHARSISTSSESLVACGRRNPQTLISNHVISFQPLQEKTSSSPSQESNDNNNNNKNSYSCSSGPEIPRLFFSEWFTSSDPYFDHSSNLTDSNHIQTPNIQGTVSDYEESGDVNQFYYNEMVMMSNSNWTLNDVVFGSK; encoded by the exons ATGGTGAAGACGATAGCTGGAGAGAGACCAAAGCAGAGACAGAGGAAAGGGTTCTGGTCACCAGACGAAGACGAGAAGCTAAGGAGTTTCATCCTCTCTCATGGTCATTCTTGCTGGACCACTGTTCCCATCAAAGCTG GGTTACAAAGGAATGGAAAGAGCTGCAGATTAAGATGGATTAATTATCTAAGACCAGGGTTAAAGAGGGATGTGATTaatgcagaagaagaagagatcatATTGACTTTTCATTCTTCCTTGGGAAACAA GTGGTCTCGGATTGCAAAGTTCTTACCGGGGAGGACAGACAATGAGATAAAGAACTATTGGCACTCTCATCTGAAAAAGAAATGGCTCAAGTCTCAGAAGTTGCAACATGCAAGATCTATATCCACTTCTTCCGAATCACTCGTTGCTTGCGGGAGAAGAAACCCGCAAACCTTGATCTCGAATCACGTTATCTCCTTCCAGCCACTTCAAGAGAAGACATCTTCATCTCCATCACAAGAAAGCAAtgacaataacaacaacaacaagaacagCTATTCATGCTCTTCTGGTCCTGAGATTCCAAGGCTGTTCTTCTCCGAGTGGTTTACTTCCTCGGATCCCTACTTTGATCATTCCTCTAATTTGACAGACTCTAACCAcatccaaactccaaatatTCAAGGAACTGTCTCAGACTACGAAGAATCAGGAGATGTTAATCAGTTCTATTACAACGAGATGGTGATGATGAGCAACAGCAACTGGACTCTTAACGACGTCGTTTTTGGCTCGAAGTGA